Sequence from the Scyliorhinus canicula chromosome 7, sScyCan1.1, whole genome shotgun sequence genome:
TCTGAGAGCAGTTGGTAACTTTGCCCCTCCAGCTGCTCAGCAGACTATCTAAATTATTTCCTGGAAAAAGATCttgtcaccatttagaatatctcaGGCCAACATTGTTCTCGTTTGAAGTCTTTCAGTGAATAGGATCAAATACCTCTGCTAGCTGTAACAAATTACATTatcttgtattctaacttaagTAAAATAAGTACTGGTCTAACTTAAGTCTATAAccaattcaaaaaaaaaaaatcctcctttttttccccaatctTTTTTCCCTACCAGCTGGCTCACCGGGATATTGTTTGAATGGTGTCAGATGTGTTTACTAAGTGGCTCTGATTTCGAATGAGTCTCAGTAGGGTACTTGTGGAGGACATCAAGTCCAATCTTATCCTCACCTTGCATCGATGCAGGCACCTTCAAAGAAAGGATTGCTGTGTGGAATCAGATATCATCAGAATTCAGGCCAATTTTGCTTCACTGATCCAGGGGTGCTATAGTCAGATTTGGTGCTCCTGTCCAGCTATGATTAACTGACTGATTAAATGCAGCATCAAACCTGCGTTGTTCCTGAACTGCACTTTTCCATAAATAATCTCAATGAGCTATCAGGAAGCTTCCTCTTTtgctttttttgaaaaaaaatgacggATGGGGGAAaacactttatttaaaaaaaactgtaatAAGAATTAGTTGCTCCATCAAAGTTCTCAATGGGCAGAATATATGCACTCAAAAAGCAAATAGAAAAGATTCACAAAATGAGAAGGAAATAACAATGCAGTGGGAAGTATTACTGCATTATAGTGGTTTATGCAATTGAGACAGTGACTATAATCTTTCACAATTAGCGGGTATGAGAGCTGGTGACTATTTTCAGCTGGAGTATGTCCAAGAAAGTCTGAGATCCATTCAACCGGTTAGGATCCACTGAACCAGCTGAACTACAATTCAGTATCTCTGATAAAACAGGGGATATAGTGCTCAGTCTGAGGTTTGAAGGAAACGCTTTATGTGATGTCCTTTTGCCTTGGTGGTCTGTGAATGTTCCTGATCACACATTTGACCATCCATTCAATTCCATCATTTACACCTTGTCTAGAGAGAGACAAAAAATTGTTTCAATGCAATGAAATCTGTAAACTATTAAAGACAAAAGTTGGGGATAAGACCTCAAGAACTATCTAAAATTAAGAAAAAATGGACATGCATATATTAATTATATAATTTTAAAACATTAACAGTTAATTTAAACATACTCTTTTAACCTTTTCTTTTGGCAGAAGTGTTTCCGAAACATTGTTCCGTGCATTGAGCACTCTGTGAAAACAACTTCCTAATATCGGCCttaatcttgttttttttttgcaggtgTGAACTAGTGTTATCTTGCTGTAATTCTGCAATTCAGTTGAAAGTAATTTATTGGATCAACGCATCCTGTACCATTTCCAAGGGTGAAAAGTGCAACTATTTTGACTTTTGTCAATAGCTATTCATTGTAATTGCTGCTTTACACTGGCTGAATCTGCTGCCATGTGCTTccactttcggtgaactggtaaTTGTACGTCAATTGCACCCCAAATTGAGTTAGTTTTGATTGGCCCCCTCAATTTTGCATTTAAATTTATTTGCATAATGGATGCGATTTAACGGCCGTCTTGAGCCCGGCGCAGATCCATGTGCGCCAGTTAAATCGCAGGAATGGCCGAAATCAGGATCCACGCCTAGCACGAATCAGTTTGTGATCTAACTGGTCCATTCTCATTGGCGGGTTCTGGATCCCGCCTAGACGTAGCGAGACACTGAtcgagaccaaataagggcaatctccatctcattaatgagatggaaGCCCAATCTAATGGCGTCCCGGGAACTAAATGACTCCCCAGCGAGCGGTCATGTGAACCCTGCTTAGCATTcctatttaaaaatgggaacctaGCACAATGGCTGCTCAGGCAATCGGGGGAGGTAAGTGGCCTTTTGCATTTTCGGGGATGCTGCCTGGTgctcgtggtgggggggggctttggtCGCCAGGGGCGAACAGGTCTGGTCGGGGTGctggacatcccctcctgaatctcatggccgtGTCCTAACATCTGCATCAGCTTTGGGATAACCTTGCCCAGGGGCTCGCCATCTGACTGGCACTCAGCTGAGTCCCGGGATCCATCagatctccgactgctgactcccttgaatgttcctgcctccgcctgatTTGCATCAGCGACAGTGTGATGCTCCCAGATTGTGTTTCAGACGCTCAGTCCACTAGTGTCGTCCACCGAGGTGCGTCtccctgcactggtggagggtgggatgacagctgtgatgcctcaatcgTGGACTCCTTCGAGCACTCCTCTGATGGTttctcttgggtggtgggggaggtgaccctGAATGGCCCTACCCAATCAGGTGAacatcctgcgagagaatggacatgtggtcaatgagagGGCAGGATCATTTTGCCtgtcatgaacaactcacttgagacatgtCATCTGGGTGACAGACCAGTAGATCCTCACCCCTGGCGGCGTAGGCCAGCCTTGCTGTTAgtaactgctctctccttggccaacaccgcgatctccagggcccgttcctcatcagGGGTGAGGTCTCTGATGTCCGGAACCCTGCCGCCTGTTTGGCCCTATACCGACTATTATGGGCTACCTTctgcggggacagagagagagcagtgtgagACGCATGCTTGGTGCACGGGGGAGGGGagtctatggcaggtggcatgtttGGGCACCACTCCTAGCATGGTgggattgtgctggtgggtgccagagtGAACTAGGGTACGGTCACGGTAATATgttgtggagggggagagagggatgggtgcGGGCCGCCGACTTGTCAGGGGGATAGTAGGTGGGACCGATGCCAGGGGGATGGTAGGTGGGACCGATGCCAGGGGACTGGTGTTAACTTACCCTTGTGGCCTGCTGAAGGTGGCTGgtcgtcttcctgcactggacgGCGGTCCTCCTGATCACGCTGCCCGAACTGACAACCGCGCCCACTGCCTCCCAGATACTGAtactggtcctccgaccccctcagtGAACAGGGTGTGCCATCTCacatccacggcatccagcagcctGGCCAGTTCAGCACTCCTGAAGCATGGAGCAGGTCTACATGGTGCCATGGTCATGTGCTGCCTGGAAGCTGGTGTGGAGGGTGCGTTTTACGAGCAGCGTGTTAGCGGGAAGTGCCAAGCATGGTCCAGGCGAAACAGCTGGCGGGACAGCCAGTTACGCCGAGTAGCTCGTGGGGAAGAATTTCCAGCAAGTGACGTTGATTACAGGCCACAGTCTCGCCGGCTCAGCCGTCGGGAAGCATCCGGGAAGTCGCGCTTGATACAACACTTAGAACGTTTCCTGTTAAAACGTACCCGATATCTTTCATACATCATCGTAAGTGGGCAACACTTTGGAGCATAACTCTTTAAAAAACGTGGATAAAAAGTTTCTTGGTATATTTCAAACtggatttaaaataaataaaattactttttaaaaaaaagatgcagaGAGCAATTTACTTCTTAAATTGGCATAGAAAGCCAACTTCTTATAAATTAAAAGCTTTTAAAAAGGTCCCTACTAATGCCCTTGCATCTCGGAGATGCCTAATTTTCAGAGCTTCCTTGAAGGCCTGCAAGCAGGCGCATTTACTTGAAAATCTTAATTCAATCTTGTGGTGTGGTCTGTTTTATGGACGGGGAAGGCTTCTAGCATAACAATGCTGGAAAAGCACAGAACATCACACCAACTCAATTTAAATTTCTGTGATCTTCTGCACCGATTTCAGGCAGCTTGTGAGTATCTAGCAGAAACCACCACCCAATTAGTGATAAGTCTGTAATCTCTTGATCTATTTAATCTTCATCTTTTAGTAAATCAACAACATTCATGGAGCGCTTTCGTTGCCTCTTTGCAGTACTTTATGTTTGCCTGCATTAACTTTTAATTTGCAATTCCTCTGTACAAGCAAATtgagcccaattcatttttgaacTTTCCTGAAATCACTGTCCCACCTCCCATTTACAGAAAGTTTCTAAATTCAGGTCACTGATGccaatttaaaattaatttctaAATCCACCCTGAGACACCCTCGTCCgttccttctccccatatctgtagtAGTCCAAGAAGGTGGCttaccatcatcttctcaaggacacAGACGGCTGGGTAaataatgctggccttgccaacgaaGCTCACATCCCAGGAGTGAGTGAAGCAAATCCCAATGTAACTATTAACATATAACCTCCAGATTCTAACTGGAAGCTAGAAATTGGATATGGGACTTTCTACAATCCACTTGCGAAATTAAGCAGAATCTTTCCCTTACGTATGCATGTTGACTGCTGTTTACGAGGTTATTTTACAGACACCCCTCAAATTAAATCCCAATAATCAATTCCACTGTATTTCACGAGATTAAAGACCAAAAAGTCTGCGGTTCCCTATCTCTGTCGTCATCACCAAAACTGTGAGACATTAAACTGTGTCCCTGACAtttgcaatagaacatagaacatagaacagtacagcacagaacaggcccttcggccctcaatgttgtgccgagcaatgatcaccctacttaaacccacgtaacccgtatacccgtaacccaacaatccccccccattaaccttacactacgggcaatttagcatggccaatccacctaacccgcacatctttagactgtgggaggaaaccggagcacccggaggaaacccacgcacacacggggaggacgtgcagactccacacagacagtgacccagcagggaatcgaacctgggaccctggagctgtgaagcattgatgctaaccaccatgctaccgtgaggcatgtTCAGTGACTCAAAATGACCATCTCTTAGAAGTATCTTCTCATGTTTCAATAGTGCAAGGTTGTTTCTGCTCCTTCCTTTTGCACAAGATTTACTAATATATCGGCTATAACAATAATATTGAATgtgttctccctctctccccccaactcaTCTATCCAACCAGAAATCTGCTGTGAATTAAGACAATCATTACTTACCCAGTAAGTGCGGAGCATGGTTGCACCAAACAGTCCCTCTTCCCTATTTTTGAAGCGCAATCGCTAAAAGCTGTCTTTATGtctcccacagaaaggcaggtcTATCAGTCACAGGAAAAGAATGAAGCATTGACGTTAGGCTATTTGAGCTCAAGGCACCACCAAATGAAAAATATGGAGGATCTTCATCCCAAATTACACAAAAAGAAATCTATGCCATAATCAATGTCAATTCCACACGGACAAAATTAACAGGTTTGTTTGTAATGCATAAATGTTACTATTTGGAAAATGTTTGTATGCAAGCTGAATAATTATATTCATTTTGGAAAATTGATATTTTAGCAAGACTGGGTTTATAAAAGTTTATTTAAATTGGGACGGGGTGGCATATGGTGGTACTGCAtctgaactaataatccagagacccaggctaatgtccTGGTTACATGGATGCAATTCGCACCACAGcagaatttaagttcaattaattaataaatctggaatggaaagctggtctcagcaatggtggccatgaaacgaTCACCAGTTGTCGtccaaacccacctggttcactgatgtcctttagggaaggcacTCTGCACTTCTTACCTagtctggactacatgtgactccagattcctcgcaaactactcagttcaatgacaattagggatgagtaacAAATTCtcaccttgccagtgatgcccatatccaatgaaagaatttttaaaaaattgctcaCTTCAAGAATCCTGCAACTCAATTTTGATATAATTTTTTGACTACTTATTTGGTTTGTCTAGAAATCAGTGTtggagggaaaggagggaaattTGATTCAAATGCAAATATTGAATGCAGCTTAGTCAAACTGACAGGGTTTGAAAGGATTTATTGGCTTGTCAACTTATACACTTCCATTCCagtcggcatggtgacacagtggttagcactgctgcctcacgatgctgaggacccagattcgatcccggcctcgggtcactgtccgtgtggagttcgaacattctcccatgtctgcgtgggtctcacccccacaacccaaagatgtgtagggtaggtggactgcCCACTCTAAATTGcgtcttaattggaaaacaaaaggcattgggtactttaaatttataaagaaaagtaCACTTCCATTCCCCTCCAGtgaagaatgaaaactcctttgTTGTGAGTCGTGGGTAGCACTCAGCTACAGATACTAGGGAGCTTGCAACAACAACCGGAATGAAACAATTCAACATACTTCACAGGAACATCATAAAACAAAGTACATCACTGAGTCATATGAGGAAACATTATGCCCAAAGGAAAAGGTAATTTTCTAAAGAGCCTCTTAAAAGGAATAAAGTGAGGTAATGAGGTGGGGAAGTCCAGGGAGGGTATTTCAGAGCTTAAGGCCTGGGTTAACTGAAGGTTAACAACAAGATCAACAATTAAAATCGGGGTTCCACAAGAGGTGTTGCACAAAAGGCCAGAACTGGAGGAGTGCAGGCGCGAGTTAAGACACAGGGATGGTCTCAAGTTTAGGGAGAATAGAATATGGGAGACCAAGCCAGGTGTGCATTGGAACAGTCAATTCCACAACAGGTAATGAAGGCAAGAATAAGTTTAAATAGCTGAGCTGAGATGAGAGATGTCAGGCAATATTACAGGCGGTCTTAGTGATGGCACAAATACGAGATTGGAAGCTCAACTTGGAGTCAAATGCAAACAGACTGACATAATCTCAAACTGTTGCCAGGGACAGGAATGGAGTTTGGTGCATGGTCggttgattggtcatgctaaattgcccattaattggaaaagaaaataattaggtaccctgaatttctttttaaaatggaaTGGAGTTTGTagctagggaatggagtttggaacgGGAAATGTAAATGATGGCTTCGGTCTTCCCAATAATTAACTAGGACCAGTAATATTTAATTTCTAGTCTAATCAGTCAGCTGATTTTAGCCAAGGCAACGTTGGTGGGGCATAATGAATGTTGGTGGCCATTGGCTAGGGAGGAGAAAAATAAGACTGTGCCAGTGTTCCTGATAATTAGCCAATTATCTCTGTCAGACAGTAATGTGAAAACATTAGACAAAACGGGTTTTGATGTCCAATGATTGAACAGCCTACTGACTGACACATTTTGTCCAAGCTCACTGTTGAAGAATGGCTCCTGAGAAATTTGTGGTGCCAATGCCCTTGGAACTGTACAGCAAAATTTGATGAGGCAAGAagaaaattggaaaacaaatgaatAATGAGAGCTAAATTATCCAGAACTTCCCTTCATGAGGAATCTTGATTTATATAAAGGGATAATTGAATTTTTGGTTCCCGTTTGCCAGCTATAACTTTAGGGACATGGGATATGTAGTGTGGCAATTTCAAATGATATGCGTTGTGGCCATTTGAAGTTACATCCATGGCTTATGTCCTTACAGGAATGTTGATCTCTCCTGGAAGCAAGGGGTATGGGAAGCTGGAaggaagatggagttgaggtggaagagcaggctcaaagggtcatATGATCTACTCCAGTTCGTATTTATGTTCTTGTGCTCCCCAAACATCACTGGAAAATTTGGCCAAGCGATGCATCTTCAGGTTTGCCAGCTGATTTATCTCATGACAAACCTTGTCACCTCGGTAAATTCCATAGCATTAGAAAATCAGATAAGTGAAAATGGGGGTAAAAATACCTCAATGTCCTGTTTGTTGGCCAATACCAACAATGGAACCCCTTCAAGTACTTCAGTAGTGATCATTTTTTCTGAGGAGATATAAAGGTTTACTATGTAATTAAACACCTCAGGCATATTGACAGTGTCTAATAAAAGAATGAATATCTATATCAAGCCTCAGCACGTATTTAGGACATTTCAAAGTGCTTCAAATTATCAGTTGAGctataaaaataaataacaaatccTCACACAAAGACATTACTATGCAAGCATAGCATTTTTTTAAAGCTACCAGTGAACCCGGTGGCACAAGGTGTTAGCAGGTAAAACTATTACTTCAGAGGCCTAGGCTTGAACTCAGCCTGTCACGACAGGATGAAAAAGTCTTTTCCCTTGATCTGTTGCAAAGATTCCACTCTGCGCAGACTCAAAACTGTGCACCATTGATGTTAATTAGGAGCCCTTCAAGGAAAGCCAAGTCAAATAGATGCTGAAGTTAGGGCAGAGTATAAGAAATGCATTATCCTCGATTAAGTCCATGCTTCTGCTAAGCCACATTGATATTGACAcacacaactttaaaaaaaagaaaaacatttttcgCAGTCCACCATTGATCAGTCTCATTTTGATCAGCACTCAAAACTATCCTGACTCAAGAATCAAATAGAGCAAGGCCGATGGGAGCCAAAATCCTGAATGAGTGATTTTCGAACAACACTGCACATTATACTAATTCTCAAGATCTGCACAAtgcccttaaaaatattcactatACATGAATGGAAATAATATACAAGAGGTTTTAAAACTTTTATTTTTACTTGCTTGCAAGACAGGAATATAAAATACTTATCTATTTGCATAATACATACCAAAAGCTATCTTTGATTCAGACAATCTCTCTTCGTCAGTTGAATCAATTACATATATTACACCATGGGATTCTGCATAATACTAAAACGAAAAGGAGAGAAGTTCATGGTCTGTAGAGTTGAGGAATAGCAATTTCAGAAGATTCTTTCAGCAGTGATCAAACTGTATAGTTAAATTGAATTGTAACAAGAGAAAACTGACAGCCAGTTCTGACATAATTTGGCTTCTATTTGCTCCTGACTACCTCCACCCTGAACTGCCACTCAGGTTCAGAGGCATGGATTTAGTGTGCACCATTGATCCCAAGCCAAGAACCCTTTTCCATATCTATTTGGTCATAAAGATTGTTTTCTCCCAACTTCACCATATTGCTTACCTCCTTAATATTCCCACCTTCTCTACTACTACTAACAGTTCAATCTATACATACCCGAATGTAGGTACATTCACCGTtcgttcactgtcactggatcacagTCATAGATCACCCTTCCTAACTGCAGTGCGTATACTTACACCTGATGCAGTGCAGCAGTTtaacaaggcagctcaccacaaccaccttcctagGGGCAATTATGATGTGCAATATATGCTGGCCTGGCCATTGACGCTCAcattccatgaacgaataaaagaaaatataatttTGAGCCTTGACTTCTCAACATCCCAGAACCCCCATTACTACAAGGATAGTAGTTGATTGAAGAATAACCCACCTCTTTCTCAGGCCAACTACAGATAAGCAATAAATGTGGATATGCCTATGTTACATCCAGTGAACAAACTGGACTCCTTGCTTCTGCCTTCCCTACTCCCAGGAAAATTCGACACTTCCCCTATCCTTGTTTGTACCAGGCTCCTAATTCCTCACAGATGTAGGAATTAACCTGCAATCTTCACATTTTTGTGAATGTCTCCAGTGTACCCTAAGTCAATATCATTCAATCTTATGTCCATATTCATTTGTTCCTCTGACActggtttgttctttgttctctactCTCCTTACTCCCTGGGTCCTCCTTTAGCCATGCAGCCATTGCCTTTTGAAACTAATTCAGTTTTACCTACTCCTCCCTTACTATTCTGAAATCTTAAAGACTTTTCCTTTAAAATTAACCTTTCCGTTCTGCACCCAAGTCGCTTCCATCTTGCTCAGTTCAATTTTTTTCTGCTTTCTGTACAGTCTTGTGATAATTTGTAGGGTGCTGTACAAATGTGTCTTCTTGCAGTTGAGTTTATTCCAAGGTGACACATTTCTCAATGGAAGATTGGAACAGAATAGATCCTTTGGACAGGATTTAATAATCCAACCAATACAGGTAGGTTTACATGACCATCTTGCGAGTCT
This genomic interval carries:
- the arfrp1 gene encoding ADP-ribosylation factor-related protein 1, producing MYTLLSGLWKYMFQKDEYCILILGLDNAGKTTFLEQTKTKFNRNYKGMTLSKITTTVGLNIGTIGVGSARLMFWDLGGQEELQSLWDKYYAESHGVIYVIDSTDEERLSESKIAFEKMITTEVLEGVPLLVLANKQDIETCLSVGDIKTAFSDCASKIGKRDCLVQPCSALTGQGVNDGIEWMVKCVIRNIHRPPRQKDIT